The Mercurialis annua linkage group LG8, ddMerAnnu1.2, whole genome shotgun sequence genome window below encodes:
- the LOC126661176 gene encoding feruloyl CoA ortho-hydroxylase F6H1-3-like, with protein MAPTLAVESTVDSSFDLNDFVINKGNGVKGLSDLGLKSLPRQYIQPQEALINIIPQDSIPVIDMTHFLDDPKVAESICDAAEQFGFFQLVNHGVPVEVLDGVKDATHRFFELPAEEKRQFSKEVSCSHNVRFGTSFSPDAEKALEWKDYLSLFYVSEDEASALWPSACRDECLEYMKKSEILCKKLMGALMERLNVKEIDEAKESLLMGSKRINLNYYPKCPNPNLTVGVGRHSDVSSLTFLLQDGIGGLYVRINEGKGEEDGWVHVPPIEGSLVINVGDALQIVSNGRYRSVEHCVIASGRNNRISIPIFVNPKPSDVIGPLPEILATGEKPKYKNFVYSDYVKHFFRKAHDGKKTVAFAEI; from the exons ATGGCTCCAACTCTTGCTGTAGAATCAACCGTTGATTCTTCATTTGATCTTAATGATTTTGTGATTAACAAAGGAAATGGAGTTAAGGGTCTGTCTGATTTAGGGCTAAAAAGCCTTCCTAGACAATACATTCAACCTCAAGAAGCTCTCATTAACATCATTCCCCAGGATTCTATTCCTGTTATTGATATGACTCATTTTCTTGACGACCCGAAAGTTGCGGAGTCAATCTGTGATGCTGCTGAGCAATTTGGATTCTTCCAGCTCGTTAATCACGGCGTTCCGGTGGAGGTTCTTGACGGAGTTAAGGATGCAACTCATCGGTTTTTTGAGCTGCCCGCTGAGGAGAAGAGGCAGTTTTCGAAGGAGGTTTCGTGTAGTCATAATGTTCGGTTCGGTACGAGTTTCAGTCCGGACGCTGAGAAAGCGCTTGAATGGAAGGATTATTTGAGTCTTTTTTATGTTTCTGAGGATGAAGCCTCTGCATTATGGCCTTCTGCTTGCAG GGACGAATGCTTGGAATACATGAAAAAATCTGAAATTCTTTGCAAGAAGCTAATGGGTGCATTAATGGAGAGATTGAATGTGAAAGAAATAGATGAAGCAAAAGAATCTTTGTTAATGGGATCAAAGAGGATCAACCTTAACTACTACCCCAAATGCCCAAACCCTAATCTTACCGTCGGAGTCGGCCGCCACTCCGATGTCTCATCGCTAACGTTCCTTCTCCAAGACGGAATCGGAGGACTTTACGTGCGAATCAACGAAGGAAAAGGCGAAGAAGACGGATGGGTTCATGTGCCTCCAATCGAAGGATCACTCGTGATAAACGTAGGAGATGCATTGCAAATAGTGAGTAATGGAAGGTATAGAAGTGTTGAGCATTGTGTGATTGCAAGTGGAAGAAACAACAGAATCTCAATTCCTATTTTCGTTAATCCGAAGCCAAGTGACGTGATCGGTCCGTTGCCTGAGATTCTTGCCACCGGAGAGAAACCGAAGTACAAGAACTTTGTTTATTCTGATTATGTGAAACATTTCTTCAGGAAGGCTCATGATGGCAAGAAGACAGTTGCATTTGCTGAGATATAA
- the LOC126661177 gene encoding feruloyl CoA ortho-hydroxylase F6H1-3-like, producing the protein MAPSMAVSPTTTDSFDLNDFVINKGNGVKGLSDLGLKSLPRQYIQPQEALINIIPQDSIPVIDMTHFLDDPKVAESICDAAEKFGFFQLVNHGVPVEVLDGVKDATHRFFGLPAEEKRQFSKEVSCSNNVRFGTSFSPDAEKALEWKDYLSLFYVSEDEASALWPSACRDECLEYMKKSEILCKKLMGALMERLNVKEIDETKESVLMGSKRINLNYYPKCPNPNLTVGVGRHSDVSSLTFLLQDGIGGLYVRLNEGKGDEDGWVHVPPIEGSLVINVGDALQIISNGRYRSVEHCVIASGRNNRISIPIFVNPKPSDVIGPLPEILATGEKPKYKNFVYSDYVKHFFRKAHDGKKTVAFAEI; encoded by the exons ATGGCTCCATCAATGGCAGTTTCACCCACTACTACTGATTCTTttgatttaaatgattttgtgATAAATAAAGGAAATGGAGTTAAGGGTTTGTCTGATTTAGGGCTAAAAAGCCTTCCTAGACAATACATTCAACCTCAAGAAGCTCTCATTAACATAATTCCACAAGATTCTATTCCTGTTATTGATATGACTCATTTTCTTGACGACCCGAAAGTTGCGGAGTCAATCTGTGATGCTGCTGAGAAGTTTGGATTCTTCCAGCTCGTTAATCACGGCGTTCCGGTTGAGGTTCTTGACGGTGTTAAGGATGCAACTCACCGGTTCTTTGGGTTGCCGGCGGAGGAGAAGAGGCAATTTTCGAAGGAGGTTTCGTGTAGTAATAATGTTCGGTTCGGTACGAGTTTCAGTCCGGATGCTGAGAAAGCTCTTGAATGGAAGGATTATTTGAGTCTCTTTTATGTTTCTGAAGATGAAGCTTCTGCATTATGGCCTTCTGCTTGCAG gGATGAATGCTTGGAATACATGAAAAAATCTGAAATTCTTTGCAAGAAGCTAATGGGTGCATTAATGGAGAGATTGAACGTGAAAGAAATAGATGAAACAAAAGAATCTGTACTAATGGGATCAAAAAGAATTAACCTTAACTACTACCCTAAATGTCCAAACCCTAATCTCACTGTCGGAGTCGGACGCCACTCCGACGTCTCATCTCTTACATTCCTTCTCCAAGACGGAATTGGAGGGCTTTACGTGCGACTCAACGAAGGAAAAGGCGATGAAGACGGATGGGTGCATGTGCCTCCGATCGAAGGATCGCTAGTGATAAACGTGGGAGATGCATTGCAAATAATTAGCAACGGAAGATATAGAAGTGTTGAGCATTGTGTGATTGCAAGTGGTAGAAACAACAGAATTTCGATTCCTATTTTTGTTAATCCGAAGCCAAGTGATGTGATCGGTCCGTTGCCGGAGATTCTTGCCACCGGAGAGAAACCTAAGTATAAGAACTTTGTTTATTCTGATTATGTGAAGCATTTCTTCAGGAAGGCTCATGATGGCAAGAAGACCGTTGCATTTGCTGAAATATGA